One Triplophysa rosa linkage group LG9, Trosa_1v2, whole genome shotgun sequence genomic window carries:
- the LOC130559271 gene encoding spermatogenesis-associated protein 48, producing the protein MDRESIPYRVRFLRTPAVSSEGVSRWLCRSLNVPCDKGPEGKYDFDSMVEKNRPEFSKFNPVAQPPDENAPLAPLRDDMPLIDPCSGQLSAAAQVHLGSKIRTPFTDRVYPPSDLWVPPGVRERPQTPPMRPSSLLYHESDHNRWNSRLKLGGWASVPTIPGSIEINTDACLSALPDSIEKAARHFIYTSAAQRGYEDVDWDSKLPPRHKPPTTTLEKMADRVSQHSVLKRYHSRPELWQAIGSHWTKQQLRSTFYPRKPISFCSPSPKSGQIPLYCGTVGSENMDSVDITDEDFIPLTLLRTTVPPQTPTSYRNTIPGYTGKARFDRPQTSAVSLPYVPYTAQTAGSSPGTLNSPVYGHKAPFSRMVTTVPPGNPYIHPQDPKRSIKYL; encoded by the exons ATGGACAGGGAGTCTATTCCTTATCGCGTGCGTTTTCTCAGGACGCCCGCTGTGAGTTCAGAAGGAGTGAGCAGGTGGCTGTGCAGAAGTCTGAATGTGCCCTGCGATAAAGGTCCCGAGGGGAAGTATGACTTTGACAGCATGGTTGAGAAAAACAGACCTGAATTCTCCAAATTTAATCCTGTAGCCCAGCCTCCGGATGAAAATGCACCTCTGGCACCTTTGCGTGACGACATGCCCCTTATAGATCCGTGTTCTGGTCAGCTGAGTGCGGCGGCACAGGTGCATCTGGGCTCAAAGATTAGAACACCATTCACGGATAGAGTTTACCCTCCGTCCGATCTGTGGGTTCCGCCTGGGGTGAGAGAGAGACCTCAGACCCCTCCAATGAGACCTTCATCTCTTCTTTATCATGAGTCTGATCACAACAGGTGGAATTCTAGGCTGAAACTCGGAG GGTGGGCAAGTGTGCCCACCATTCCGGGCAGCATTGAAATAAATACG GATGCCTGTCTGTCTGCTCTACCTGATAGTATAGAGAAGGCAGCGCGACATTTCATCTACACTTCCGCAGCCCAAAG AGGTTATGAGGACGTGGACTGGGACTCAAAGTTACCCCCTCGTCACAAACCTCCCACGACTACTCTGGAGAAAATGGCCGACCGTGTGAGTCAACATTCTGTGCTGAAGAGATATCACAGTAGACCTGAGCTCTGGCAG GCCATTGGATCCCATTGGACCAAACAACAGTTGCGTTCCACATTTTACCCTAGGAAACCCATAAGCTT CTGCAGCCCATCTCCAAAATCAGGCCAAATACCATTATACTG TGGAACAGTTGGCTCGGAGAACATGGATAGTGTGGACATCACAGATGAAGACTTTATACCCCTGACACTTCTGCGGACCACAGTGCCTCCACAAACACCTACAAGCTA CCGAAATACTATACCTGGTTACACCGGAAAAGCCCGGTTTGACAGACCCCAGACCTCAGCTGTCAGTCTTCCTTATGTACCGTATACTGCACAGACAGCAGG GAGCAGTCCTGGTACCCTGAACTCCCCGGTCTATGGACATAAAGCCCCTTTTTCAAGAATGGTCACCACCGTTCCCCCGGGAAACCCTTACATTCATCCTCAAGACCCAAAACGTTCCATTAAATATCTGTAA